One window of Pieris napi chromosome 14, ilPieNapi1.2, whole genome shotgun sequence genomic DNA carries:
- the LOC125056125 gene encoding trypsin epsilon-like isoform X2 — MYRIKFLIILIFRVWFIDCQAIIVPEDAAPYQVSVQTIISGEFTHICGGAIISAEFVLTAAECTQGKEAEDLRILVGTNDLSSGGTTYDIDLIIEHYAYNLLRVSEDIQFNESVNQILLAEEGEEGSGWGGNTDGDIGAPLLRFLDGKLVGIKSGTIGCNQTNPYLFASIAAEINYSWIDIETYAKHMHNAYVSS, encoded by the exons ATGTatcgaattaaatttttaattattctaatatttCGTGTTTGGTTCATTGAtt GTCAAGCGATCATTGTTCCCGAAGATGCTGCACCATACCAAGTCTCTGTACAAACGATTATTTCAGGAGAGTTTACACATATCTGTGGAGGAGCCATTATTAGTGCTGAATTTGTTCTCACTGCTGCTGAATGTACACAGGG aaaagaaGCCGAAGATCTCCGTATTTTAGTTGGAACAAATGACCTATCGTCCGGAGGAACAACGTAtgatattgatttaattatcGAACACTATGCGTATAACCTACTAAGAGTTTCGGAGGACATACAATTCAATGAGAGTGTTAATCAGATATTGCTAGCAGAAGAGGGAGAGGAAGGATCTGGGTGGGGTGGAAATACAGAT GGTGACATCGGTGCACCATTGCTACGATTCTTGGATGGGAAATTGGTTGGAATAAAGTCTGGTACTATCGGTTGTAATCAGACCAATCCATACTTGTTTGCATCCATTGCTGCGGAGATTAATTACTCCTGGATTGACATAGAAACATATGCTAAGCATATGCATAATGCATATGTGTCAAGTTGA
- the LOC125056125 gene encoding trypsin-like isoform X1 translates to MYRIKFLIILIFRVWFIDCQAIIVPEDAAPYQVSVQTIISGEFTHICGGAIISAEFVLTAAECTQGKEAEDLRILVGTNDLSSGGTTYDIDLIIEHYAYNLLRVSEDIQFNESVNQILLAEEGEEGSGWGGNTDGNNGGDIGAPLLRFLDGKLVGIKSGTIGCNQTNPYLFASIAAEINYSWIDIETYAKHMHNAYVSS, encoded by the exons ATGTatcgaattaaatttttaattattctaatatttCGTGTTTGGTTCATTGAtt GTCAAGCGATCATTGTTCCCGAAGATGCTGCACCATACCAAGTCTCTGTACAAACGATTATTTCAGGAGAGTTTACACATATCTGTGGAGGAGCCATTATTAGTGCTGAATTTGTTCTCACTGCTGCTGAATGTACACAGGG aaaagaaGCCGAAGATCTCCGTATTTTAGTTGGAACAAATGACCTATCGTCCGGAGGAACAACGTAtgatattgatttaattatcGAACACTATGCGTATAACCTACTAAGAGTTTCGGAGGACATACAATTCAATGAGAGTGTTAATCAGATATTGCTAGCAGAAGAGGGAGAGGAAGGATCTGGGTGGGGTGGAAATACAGAT GGAAATAATGGA GGTGACATCGGTGCACCATTGCTACGATTCTTGGATGGGAAATTGGTTGGAATAAAGTCTGGTACTATCGGTTGTAATCAGACCAATCCATACTTGTTTGCATCCATTGCTGCGGAGATTAATTACTCCTGGATTGACATAGAAACATATGCTAAGCATATGCATAATGCATATGTGTCAAGTTGA
- the LOC125056124 gene encoding trypsin-like has product MYRIKFLIILIFRVWFIDGQARIVPEDAAPYQVSVQTIISGEFTHICGGAIISAEFVLTAAECTQGKEAEDLRILVGTNNLSSGGTTYDIDLIIEHYAYNPATLNHDLSLLRVSEDIQFNESVNQILLAEEGQEGIRCILSGWGNTDGNNGISSDTLQFIIVDILTLRQCQQELRDVAEVTEEEICAEATTDESLGSCVGDIGAPLLRFLDGKLVGIKSGTIGCNQTNPYLFASIAAEINYSWIDIETFANRRNITDYE; this is encoded by the exons ATGTatcgaattaaatttttaattattctaatatttCGTGTTTGGTTCATTGATg GTCAAGCGAGAATTGTTCCCGAAGATGCTGCACCATACCAAGTATCTGTACAAACGATTATTTCAGGAGAGTTTACACATATCTGTGGAGGAGCCATTATTAGTGCTGAATTTGTTCTCACTGCTGCTGAATGTACACAGgg aaaagaaGCCGAAGATCTCCGTATTTTAGTTGGAACAAATAACCTATCGTCCGGAGGAACAACGTAtgatattgatttaattatcGAACACTATGCGTATAACCCTGCTACGTTAAATCATGATCTTAGCCTACTAAGAGTTTCGGAGGACATACAATTCAATGAGAGTGTTAATCAGATATTGCTAGCAGAAGAGGGACAGGAAGGAATCCGATGTATATTATCTGGGTGGGGAAACACAGAT gGAAATAATGGAATAAGTTCTGATACATTGCAATTTATTATTGTGGACATTTTGACCTTGCGTCAATGCCAGCAAGAATTGAGGGATGTTGCAGAAGTGACAGAGGAAGAAATATGTGCAGAAGCTACAACAGATGAGAGCCTAGGCAGTTGTGTT ggTGACATCGGTGCACCATTGCTACGATTCTTGGATGGGAAATTGGTTGGAATAAAGTCTGGTACTATCGGTTGTAATCAGACCAATCCATACTTATTTGCATCCATTGCTGCGGAGATTAACTACTCCTGGATTGACATAGAAACATTTGCTAATAGGAGGAATATCACAGACTACGAATAA